A genomic region of Chryseobacterium sp. KACC 21268 contains the following coding sequences:
- a CDS encoding RagB/SusD family nutrient uptake outer membrane protein has product MKKSIFILGIVAALFSSCNDFIEEDNLSFVSADDTYQTASGFQLLVNTNYAWLKGIYGGDPWLFVAGTDMYAEGRSPEPAGLSQYTQLIPSAEGVDQLYMSCYQLIQSVNKTVYYSTLTDQNANVPVLVGEAKYLRANAYFLLVQTYGGVPIVNENFTTPVLQFDRNTAEEVYNFIISELESSLASVGTSAYSSTGKVNKRAVNDLLAKVYLTRGYETFGKPTDFATAATYADAAIAGQSLTIPYEQLFTPGNDLNAETIFSVQYDAKSTSTAPTTLGNKQFYYFSSYLGGSETGGSAPLRSYNLCPTAYALGLYTASDSRWAATFMNVVYEKYYDFYRVPDKTSLKIKHFYSPKWFTAADKTAWLATNAAKLATGFVYHDWGTYDAAYTLIKNLDYQTIPVKKFDDPSTSTPSSTGPVSTRDIITARLAETYLVAAEAYLKAGNAATGLQRLNVVRSRAGVTAATAGEFNIDYILDERGREMLGEYTRWFDLKRTGKLIERTVMHNYKITNASNFAGNGGQQKILRPIPQTVIDLNQNKNFPQNPAY; this is encoded by the coding sequence ATGAAAAAATCAATATTCATATTAGGTATCGTTGCAGCATTGTTCAGTTCATGCAATGATTTTATAGAAGAAGATAATTTGTCGTTTGTTTCTGCAGACGATACATATCAAACAGCTTCAGGGTTCCAATTACTTGTCAATACAAATTATGCCTGGCTAAAAGGTATCTATGGAGGTGATCCATGGCTATTTGTTGCCGGTACAGATATGTACGCAGAAGGAAGATCTCCTGAGCCAGCGGGTCTAAGTCAGTACACACAACTCATACCTTCTGCAGAGGGCGTAGATCAGCTATATATGTCTTGCTACCAATTGATACAATCTGTCAACAAGACAGTTTACTATTCTACACTTACGGATCAGAACGCAAACGTTCCCGTGTTGGTAGGAGAAGCGAAATATTTAAGAGCCAATGCATATTTCTTATTGGTTCAGACTTACGGCGGTGTTCCTATTGTGAACGAAAACTTTACCACGCCTGTTTTACAATTTGACAGAAATACAGCGGAGGAAGTTTATAATTTCATTATTTCAGAGCTGGAATCATCTCTCGCAAGTGTAGGAACATCGGCTTACAGCAGTACAGGAAAAGTGAACAAAAGAGCTGTAAACGATCTATTAGCAAAGGTATATTTGACACGTGGTTATGAAACTTTCGGAAAACCGACGGATTTCGCAACAGCCGCCACCTATGCTGATGCCGCAATCGCAGGCCAGTCATTGACTATTCCTTACGAGCAGCTTTTCACTCCAGGAAATGATCTGAATGCAGAAACAATTTTCTCTGTTCAATACGATGCAAAATCTACTTCTACCGCACCTACAACTTTAGGAAATAAGCAATTCTACTATTTCAGCTCTTATCTAGGAGGATCTGAAACTGGAGGATCTGCACCTCTTAGAAGTTATAATCTTTGCCCTACAGCTTACGCTCTAGGATTATATACAGCTAGTGACTCAAGATGGGCAGCAACATTCATGAATGTTGTTTATGAGAAGTATTATGATTTTTATAGAGTTCCTGACAAAACAAGTCTTAAAATCAAACATTTTTACTCACCAAAATGGTTTACAGCTGCAGATAAAACAGCTTGGTTAGCAACAAATGCTGCAAAGTTAGCAACTGGTTTTGTTTATCACGATTGGGGAACTTATGACGCAGCTTACACCTTGATTAAAAATTTGGATTATCAGACTATTCCAGTTAAGAAATTCGATGATCCTTCAACAAGTACGCCTTCTAGCACAGGACCTGTAAGTACAAGAGACATCATTACTGCAAGACTTGCAGAGACTTATCTGGTGGCAGCAGAAGCTTATCTTAAAGCAGGAAATGCAGCAACAGGTCTACAAAGACTGAATGTTGTAAGAAGCAGAGCTGGCGTTACAGCTGCAACTGCCGGAGAGTTCAATATCGATTACATTTTGGATGAAAGAGGCAGAGAAATGCTAGGCGAATATACAAGATGGTTTGACCTAAAGAGAACCGGAAAGCTGATCGAACGTACCGTGATGCACAATTACAAAATTACCAATGCATCCAATTTTGCAGGCAATGGCGGACAGCAAAAAATCCTTAGACCAATACCACAAACTGTTATTGACCTTAATCAAAACAAAAACTTCCCACAGAATCCAGCGTACTAA
- a CDS encoding GLPGLI family protein, whose translation MKKLLAISSFLILISVNSQVHRFYYELTYKPNKDSVKTEKEMMVLDVATDESIFVSYRQLAYDSTFISGVKKAKEMGQTFISPPTSSATNLSFRINKLKGGKQIFKDFVGMSEYYNYEEKPDLIWKISAAKEKIGNYNTQKATTNFGGRTWNAWFTSEIPIQDGPYKFSGLPGLIVKLEDADSNYAWLLVANKKLMQDITTNKLNYLEFEMGKPTKLSKEGFQKRLKEYEKNPMSQMMQMFDEKDAELMKALKQQEIRIKSKISFYNNPIEIK comes from the coding sequence ATGAAAAAACTATTAGCCATTAGCTCATTCTTAATATTAATTTCTGTGAACTCCCAGGTTCATCGGTTTTATTATGAACTGACTTACAAACCGAACAAAGATTCTGTAAAAACAGAAAAGGAAATGATGGTGTTGGATGTTGCAACAGACGAGTCAATTTTCGTAAGCTATAGACAACTGGCATACGATTCTACTTTTATTTCGGGCGTAAAAAAAGCGAAAGAGATGGGACAGACCTTCATTAGTCCGCCTACCTCAAGTGCAACAAATTTGAGTTTCAGAATCAATAAATTAAAAGGAGGGAAGCAGATCTTCAAAGATTTTGTTGGTATGAGCGAATATTATAATTACGAAGAAAAACCGGATTTGATTTGGAAAATCTCTGCTGCGAAAGAAAAAATAGGAAATTACAATACGCAAAAAGCAACGACAAATTTTGGTGGTAGAACTTGGAATGCTTGGTTTACATCAGAAATTCCCATTCAAGACGGACCCTACAAATTCTCAGGGTTGCCGGGATTGATTGTGAAACTTGAAGATGCTGACAGCAATTATGCGTGGCTTTTGGTTGCTAACAAAAAACTGATGCAAGATATTACTACAAACAAATTGAACTATCTGGAGTTTGAAATGGGAAAACCCACGAAGCTGAGTAAAGAAGGTTTCCAAAAAAGACTGAAGGAATACGAGAAAAATCCGATGTCACAAATGATGCAAATGTTTGATGAGAAAGATGCAGAATTGATGAAAGCCTTGAAACAACAGGAAATACGAATTAAAAGTAAAATATCATTTTATAACAATCCAATTGAGATCAAATAA
- a CDS encoding pirin family protein, which translates to MSNIQMIIEERAADIGNFLVGRLLPFSQKRSVGPFVFIDHMGPAALKDYENLDVPPHPHIGLSTLTFLFEGSIMHRDSIGTEIEIKEGAVNWMTAGKGVAHSERTPEYLRTTDKHLHGLQIWVALPKELEDMEPEFFHINKEDIPSWKDNEVDYKLIAGEILGRKSPVPVYSPLYFLEVKNTSVEDKEIILGDYLFGESSLYILEGNIESEGNLYNPKHILIAKDAKLCHFVLKPDSTVYIFGGEPFPEPRNIYWNFVSSEKEKIEEAKRKWENHEFPKVINDDGYVPLPPQNRNLKLK; encoded by the coding sequence ATGTCAAATATTCAAATGATCATAGAAGAACGCGCTGCCGACATTGGAAATTTTCTGGTGGGAAGATTGTTGCCGTTTTCTCAGAAAAGAAGCGTTGGACCTTTTGTTTTCATCGACCATATGGGGCCAGCGGCACTCAAAGATTATGAAAATCTGGATGTTCCGCCACATCCGCACATCGGACTTTCCACGTTGACTTTTTTGTTCGAAGGAAGCATTATGCACAGAGATTCCATCGGGACAGAAATTGAAATAAAGGAAGGCGCTGTGAATTGGATGACTGCAGGAAAAGGCGTTGCACACTCCGAGAGAACGCCGGAATATTTGAGGACAACAGACAAGCACCTGCACGGATTGCAAATTTGGGTGGCATTACCGAAGGAATTGGAAGATATGGAACCTGAGTTTTTTCATATCAATAAAGAAGATATTCCAAGCTGGAAAGACAATGAGGTAGATTATAAGCTAATCGCGGGAGAAATCCTTGGACGCAAGTCACCAGTTCCGGTTTATTCGCCGCTTTATTTTCTGGAGGTGAAAAATACGTCTGTCGAGGATAAAGAAATCATTCTTGGGGACTATCTTTTCGGGGAATCTTCGCTTTACATTCTGGAAGGTAATATCGAGAGCGAAGGCAATCTTTATAATCCGAAACATATCCTAATTGCGAAAGATGCGAAACTTTGTCATTTTGTTTTGAAGCCCGATTCTACCGTGTACATCTTCGGAGGCGAACCATTTCCGGAACCTCGGAACATCTATTGGAATTTTGTGTCCTCAGAGAAAGAAAAAATCGAGGAAGCGAAAAGAAAATGGGAAAACCACGAGTTCCCGAAAGTCATCAATGATGATGGATATGTTCCTCTTCCGCCACAGAATAGAAACCTTAAATTAAAATAA
- the rseP gene encoding RIP metalloprotease RseP: MELALKIFQFILSISILVTLHEIGHFLPAKWFKTKVDKFFLFFDPYFSVFAMKKINGKWQYRFFSKNDPTEVEVEIDGKKVLQPIDVSTLPDSDWRKHEGVKYGIGWLPFGGYVKIAGMVDESMDTEQLKKPAEPWEFRAKPAWQRLIIMLGGVTVNFFLAWLIFGSLSYFYGEENYDTQKLGGKMYYSEPSLKMGFENGDKILKVDGKTQKDFDKLSLDVLLSDNITVLRKGKEVTFPTSDEGKALVLQAETPQAFLMPRIAPTVDTVVQKSTLDAGLEIGDKIVSIDNQKIEYYDELAPIVSKKAGSNVDFVVERGQTLVPLSIPVNKEGKIGVASYKEYKKMMTLNHFSFGESIGRGYTRTIESLTYQVKQFKLIFNKTIKGYKKVGGPIAIVNNMHVDKTKDGDLSINWQQFWSFTAKFSIWLAFLNLIPIPGLDGGHVLFTLWEIITRKPVPQKILENAQMVGVIFLLGLMVLIFGNDIVKLIVQAFAQKN, encoded by the coding sequence ATGGAATTAGCATTAAAGATATTTCAGTTTATCCTGAGCATTTCTATCCTTGTAACACTACACGAAATTGGGCACTTTCTGCCAGCGAAATGGTTCAAAACCAAAGTAGACAAATTCTTTTTATTCTTCGATCCGTATTTTTCCGTTTTCGCAATGAAAAAAATCAACGGAAAATGGCAATATAGATTCTTTTCCAAAAATGATCCTACCGAAGTAGAGGTTGAAATAGACGGTAAAAAAGTCCTTCAGCCAATCGATGTTTCCACACTTCCTGACTCTGATTGGAGAAAACACGAAGGTGTAAAATACGGAATCGGATGGCTTCCTTTCGGAGGTTATGTAAAAATTGCCGGAATGGTGGACGAAAGTATGGACACGGAACAATTGAAAAAACCGGCAGAACCTTGGGAATTCCGTGCGAAACCGGCTTGGCAAAGATTGATCATTATGCTTGGTGGTGTGACGGTCAATTTCTTTTTGGCTTGGTTGATTTTCGGTTCGTTATCTTATTTCTATGGCGAAGAGAATTATGATACCCAGAAACTTGGTGGCAAAATGTACTATTCTGAACCATCTTTGAAAATGGGTTTTGAAAACGGCGATAAAATCTTAAAAGTTGACGGCAAAACGCAAAAGGATTTTGATAAATTATCTTTGGATGTTTTGTTGAGTGATAACATCACGGTTCTTAGAAAAGGAAAAGAAGTGACTTTCCCGACAAGTGACGAAGGAAAAGCATTGGTTTTGCAGGCAGAAACGCCACAAGCCTTCCTAATGCCGAGAATTGCGCCTACTGTAGATACAGTGGTTCAGAAATCAACTTTGGATGCAGGTCTGGAAATTGGCGATAAAATCGTGAGTATCGATAATCAAAAAATAGAATACTATGATGAGTTAGCGCCTATCGTTTCCAAAAAAGCAGGTTCAAACGTTGACTTTGTTGTGGAGCGTGGACAGACTTTGGTTCCGTTATCAATTCCTGTAAACAAGGAAGGAAAAATCGGAGTTGCCTCCTACAAAGAATACAAAAAGATGATGACTCTGAATCATTTTTCATTTGGTGAGTCCATTGGCAGAGGTTACACAAGAACGATTGAAAGTTTGACTTATCAGGTGAAGCAATTCAAATTGATTTTTAACAAGACGATTAAAGGCTACAAAAAGGTAGGCGGACCAATTGCTATTGTAAACAATATGCACGTGGACAAAACCAAAGACGGCGACCTTTCTATCAACTGGCAACAGTTTTGGTCTTTTACGGCTAAGTTCTCGATCTGGTTGGCATTCCTTAATTTGATTCCGATTCCAGGCTTAGATGGCGGTCACGTTCTCTTTACATTGTGGGAAATCATCACAAGAAAGCCAGTTCCTCAGAAAATTTTGGAAAATGCACAAATGGTGGGTGTAATTTTCTTGTTGGGACTGATGGTGTTAATATTTGGAAATGATATAGTTAAGCTGATAGTGCAAGCTTTTGCTCAAAAAAATTAA
- a CDS encoding site-specific integrase, which yields MKLSILFLLRRNKINSRGLCPIECRITLDKQRKPFSTGIFINPKNWDSNKQLTRPPNEENNNTNNQLSLIKNKINQAFLFLQIKEEPFDASDIYNQYAGKTMTKEYALIEYYKIYLDRLQKLVGLEIKQATWNKFNYIKEDVSEFIKSHYKKPDVKLKNLDFNFISEFEYYCKTELKHKQITINKSLQRLKKVIKQSVIQGYLDKNPFEEHSPKKVYSKIVFLTQEELERLENHTFQSDPLNRVKDCYIFCCYTGLAYREMFELRKNDLITKPDGITWIFQKREKTERTFSVPLILPKALEIMEVYSSESEYLLPRISNQSFNRILKEIALILDISKNLTHHTARKTFASTVLLNNDIAIEVVSKLLGHSKISTTQEYYAELMPEKLSENLKKLKDRLK from the coding sequence ATGAAACTATCAATATTATTCCTTTTGAGAAGGAATAAGATTAACAGTAGAGGTCTTTGTCCTATTGAATGTAGAATAACATTAGATAAACAAAGAAAGCCTTTCTCTACAGGAATCTTCATCAACCCAAAGAATTGGGACAGTAATAAACAGCTTACAAGACCCCCTAATGAAGAGAATAACAACACCAACAACCAACTAAGCCTGATTAAGAATAAAATTAATCAGGCTTTTTTATTTCTACAAATCAAGGAAGAGCCTTTTGATGCAAGTGATATTTACAACCAGTATGCAGGCAAGACAATGACCAAAGAGTATGCTTTGATTGAGTATTACAAGATTTACTTAGACAGGCTTCAAAAGCTTGTAGGACTAGAGATAAAGCAGGCTACCTGGAATAAGTTCAACTACATCAAAGAAGATGTTTCTGAGTTTATAAAATCTCATTACAAGAAACCAGATGTCAAGCTAAAGAATTTAGACTTCAATTTTATTTCTGAGTTTGAGTATTACTGTAAGACAGAGTTAAAACACAAGCAAATCACTATAAACAAATCCCTACAAAGACTAAAGAAGGTAATCAAGCAATCTGTAATACAAGGTTACTTAGATAAGAACCCTTTTGAAGAACACAGTCCAAAGAAAGTGTACAGTAAGATTGTATTTCTTACCCAAGAAGAACTGGAAAGGTTAGAAAATCACACCTTTCAATCTGACCCTCTGAATAGAGTTAAGGATTGTTACATCTTCTGCTGTTATACAGGATTAGCCTACAGGGAAATGTTTGAATTAAGAAAAAATGATTTGATAACAAAGCCTGATGGTATAACTTGGATATTCCAGAAAAGAGAGAAAACAGAAAGAACATTCTCTGTTCCTTTGATTCTTCCTAAGGCATTAGAGATTATGGAAGTTTACTCATCAGAAAGTGAATATCTATTACCAAGGATATCCAATCAGTCTTTTAATAGGATTCTAAAGGAGATAGCTTTAATTCTTGATATCTCCAAAAATCTTACTCATCACACAGCAAGGAAAACTTTTGCGTCTACTGTTCTCCTCAACAATGACATTGCCATAGAAGTTGTTTCTAAGCTTTTAGGTCATTCAAAGATATCTACTACACAGGAATATTATGCAGAGCTGATGCCTGAGAAGTTGAGTGAGAACTTGAAAAAGCTGAAAGATAGATTGAAGTAG
- a CDS encoding AAA family ATPase, giving the protein MQLRQSQREKAKIKMALQGSAGSGKTYSSLLLAKGLTNGDLSKVAVIDTENGSADLYAHLGNYNVLPMIPPFTPENYIKAIDICGKAGMEVIIIDSISQAWDELLDFHSKLAGNSFTNWAKVTPRQKSFVEKILQVNAHVITTMRTKQDYVLNQKDGKFIPEKVGLKAVQRDGLDYEFTLVFDVDIKHFAVSSKDRTGLFMGKPEFIISENTGREILEWCNTGNPRIEISEKDVCEHIQMCNSVSELLALYKLYPNYQENLKTDFEERKSFLMQLTNPKNFSTNGIH; this is encoded by the coding sequence ATGCAATTAAGACAATCACAAAGAGAGAAAGCCAAAATCAAGATGGCTTTACAAGGTTCAGCAGGAAGTGGCAAGACGTATTCAAGTCTACTTCTTGCAAAGGGTCTAACCAATGGAGACCTTTCTAAGGTAGCTGTTATTGATACAGAGAATGGAAGTGCAGATTTATATGCTCACTTAGGTAACTACAATGTACTTCCAATGATACCACCATTTACACCTGAAAACTATATCAAAGCCATCGATATATGTGGAAAGGCAGGGATGGAAGTCATCATCATTGATTCTATTTCCCAAGCTTGGGATGAACTTCTGGATTTTCATTCCAAACTAGCAGGTAATAGTTTCACTAATTGGGCAAAGGTTACCCCTAGACAGAAATCATTTGTAGAAAAGATTTTACAGGTAAATGCTCACGTTATCACCACTATGAGAACCAAACAGGACTATGTTCTAAACCAAAAGGATGGTAAGTTCATTCCTGAGAAGGTAGGCTTAAAAGCTGTTCAAAGAGATGGATTGGACTATGAGTTTACCTTGGTCTTTGATGTAGATATCAAACACTTTGCAGTATCAAGCAAAGACAGAACAGGACTTTTTATGGGTAAACCAGAATTCATCATATCAGAGAATACTGGCAGGGAAATTCTGGAATGGTGTAATACAGGAAACCCTAGAATTGAAATTTCAGAGAAAGATGTATGTGAGCATATCCAAATGTGTAATTCTGTTAGTGAATTATTAGCTCTCTATAAGCTATACCCCAACTATCAAGAAAATCTGAAAACAGACTTTGAAGAAAGGAAATCATTTCTAATGCAACTTACTAATCCCAAAAATTTTTCAACCAATGGAATTCACTGA
- a CDS encoding DUF3871 family protein, with protein sequence MEFTDKNMILENVQNRKRALFGNIIEGGAYYNDGASMDDKSDSNLKAISFFNNLPFEDAEVLVPSKLNNYSSDIELDYLQSLNVSNIVTSANQGYLHKPFIEANTLEVNLSHLRTDCIIPVFSKDNEKTIAHQEFIDVVLNTAHKLFPQHTITAPEIRVSHQIKGRTPDAIYKNAKDLLDNEKTIYYERMAFIVKIPTIIGNVGGNELALTLGGVRSYNQENLYNKKTFEKFKFFIGFQNKICCNLCVTSDGFVEEMRVTRYTELQQKVTQIIQNYNAEQHLSDMKSLTNSYLTEHQFAQLIGKSRLYQHLPKKDKVTIPNLNFNDSQLNTIAKDYYEDDSFCRMEDGRINLWNVYNLFTQANKSSYIDTFLDRNLNAFDFARGIEKTLNGDESYHWFLS encoded by the coding sequence ATGGAATTCACTGATAAAAATATGATTTTGGAAAATGTTCAAAATCGTAAAAGGGCATTATTTGGAAACATAATAGAAGGGGGAGCTTATTATAATGATGGAGCTTCTATGGATGATAAATCTGATAGTAATTTAAAAGCCATATCTTTTTTTAATAATCTCCCTTTTGAAGATGCTGAGGTTTTAGTTCCCAGTAAACTGAATAATTATAGTTCAGATATTGAGTTAGATTATCTCCAATCTCTGAATGTAAGTAATATAGTAACCTCAGCTAACCAAGGTTACCTTCATAAACCTTTTATTGAGGCTAACACTTTAGAGGTTAACCTCAGCCACCTTAGAACTGACTGCATCATACCTGTATTCAGCAAAGACAATGAGAAGACTATTGCACACCAAGAGTTTATAGATGTTGTTCTTAATACTGCACACAAGCTATTTCCACAACATACTATTACAGCTCCTGAAATTAGAGTAAGCCATCAAATTAAAGGCAGAACTCCAGATGCAATCTACAAGAATGCAAAAGACTTGTTAGACAACGAAAAGACTATCTATTATGAAAGAATGGCTTTCATTGTGAAGATTCCCACTATCATTGGAAATGTTGGTGGAAATGAGCTAGCCTTGACCTTAGGTGGTGTTAGGAGTTATAATCAGGAAAACCTTTATAATAAGAAGACTTTTGAGAAATTCAAATTCTTCATAGGTTTTCAGAACAAGATTTGTTGTAATCTATGTGTTACTTCTGATGGTTTTGTAGAGGAAATGAGAGTTACTAGATATACAGAGTTACAACAGAAGGTCACTCAAATCATTCAAAATTACAATGCTGAACAGCATTTATCAGATATGAAGTCCCTCACTAATAGTTACCTTACAGAACATCAGTTTGCACAGCTTATAGGTAAATCAAGATTATACCAACATCTTCCTAAGAAAGACAAGGTCACAATACCCAATTTGAATTTTAATGACAGCCAACTTAATACTATTGCAAAGGACTATTATGAAGATGATAGCTTTTGTAGAATGGAAGATGGCAGAATTAACCTTTGGAATGTTTACAACCTATTTACACAAGCTAACAAGAGTAGCTACATAGATACTTTCCTAGATAGGAATCTTAATGCTTTTGACTTTGCTAGAGGTATTGAGAAAACTCTCAATGGTGATGAAAGTTATCATTGGTTTTTGAGTTAA
- a CDS encoding DUF3732 domain-containing protein, which yields MQISKIVLYNHLGDKRIVNFELGKVNIITGESKSGKSALIEIVNYCLASSNCDIPEGIIRDTVSYFSVCITFNDGEMVFIARENPNIKGISASTTVCLMRSIEELPELSAINSNMNVDTLKEFLTRKIGISENLHIPDSLTREPLKANFKHSRFYCYQPQYLVADPHQLFYNQNKEFVPQSIKDTLPYFLGAVNEDSLLVESEITQLKKLLNRINREKRENDKIRSEGVSQAYSLIEEAKEIGILERSINPKTRGEAYTHLERVASWEYQPLEVKAENSAIKELIDKRSELKIELGKISDNRKAATDYLRSSFGYTTEAKQQEIRLESINLYNDDLEIDACKCPLCESRLETPIPTIQNINKSLENIKEDLKFTIVESPRIQSYIEGVESNYHSIETELKTVERSIAALYSENEKARTIRDLNLRRGKIIGRVSLFLESINSDPEIEDIDSKIDNLKNRILELEESVDSDNEKEKLLSILNKINLQMSKWVNDLDVEYENNPIRFDINKLTMYIDTDFKPIALPQIGSGANWVAYHLLIVFALHQHFIQNDRPVPRFIIIDQPTQVYYPPERTEDIVEISSDEIAVTKMFDFMFNVVSNLSPNLQVIITDHAYLKNNENFENSVTEIWRDGLRLIPEEWIRL from the coding sequence ATGCAAATAAGTAAAATTGTACTTTACAATCACCTAGGAGATAAGAGAATTGTAAACTTTGAATTAGGCAAAGTTAATATTATTACAGGAGAATCGAAGTCAGGAAAGTCAGCTTTAATTGAAATTGTAAATTATTGTTTGGCCTCAAGTAATTGTGATATACCAGAAGGAATTATAAGGGACACAGTTTCTTATTTTTCTGTCTGTATAACTTTTAATGATGGAGAAATGGTTTTTATTGCTCGTGAAAACCCTAATATTAAAGGAATTTCTGCTTCAACCACAGTATGCTTAATGAGAAGTATAGAAGAATTACCTGAACTTTCAGCAATCAATTCTAATATGAATGTAGATACTCTCAAAGAATTTTTAACTAGAAAAATAGGAATTTCTGAAAATTTACACATTCCAGATTCACTTACAAGAGAGCCTTTAAAAGCTAATTTTAAGCATTCAAGATTTTATTGCTATCAACCTCAATATTTAGTAGCTGACCCCCATCAACTATTTTACAATCAGAATAAGGAATTTGTTCCCCAATCAATAAAAGATACACTTCCATATTTTTTGGGAGCAGTTAATGAGGATTCTCTGTTGGTAGAAAGTGAGATAACTCAATTAAAAAAACTTTTAAACAGAATAAACAGGGAAAAAAGAGAGAATGATAAAATTAGGTCTGAAGGAGTTAGTCAAGCCTATTCACTTATAGAAGAAGCTAAGGAAATAGGTATTCTCGAAAGAAGTATTAATCCTAAAACTAGAGGAGAAGCTTACACTCATCTAGAGAGAGTAGCTAGTTGGGAATATCAACCTTTAGAAGTTAAAGCAGAAAATTCAGCTATAAAAGAGTTAATAGATAAGAGAAGTGAATTAAAGATTGAATTAGGTAAGATATCAGATAATAGAAAAGCAGCTACAGATTATTTAAGAAGTTCCTTTGGTTATACTACAGAAGCTAAACAGCAGGAAATAAGATTGGAATCAATTAATCTTTATAACGATGATTTAGAGATTGATGCCTGTAAATGTCCATTGTGTGAAAGTAGATTAGAAACTCCAATACCCACTATCCAGAATATTAATAAATCTCTTGAAAATATAAAAGAAGATTTAAAGTTTACTATAGTTGAGAGTCCAAGAATTCAATCTTATATTGAAGGTGTTGAATCTAATTATCACTCCATTGAGACAGAACTAAAAACTGTAGAAAGAAGTATTGCTGCACTATATTCAGAAAATGAAAAAGCTAGAACTATAAGAGACCTAAATTTAAGAAGAGGAAAAATAATTGGAAGAGTAAGTTTATTTTTAGAAAGTATAAATTCAGATCCAGAGATTGAAGACATCGATTCTAAAATTGATAATCTTAAAAATAGAATTTTGGAGCTTGAGGAATCTGTTGATAGTGATAATGAAAAGGAGAAGTTATTATCAATATTAAATAAGATAAATCTACAAATGAGTAAATGGGTTAATGATCTTGATGTTGAATATGAAAACAATCCAATAAGGTTTGATATCAATAAGCTGACAATGTATATAGATACAGATTTTAAGCCCATCGCACTACCTCAGATTGGGAGTGGTGCGAATTGGGTGGCATATCATCTTTTGATTGTTTTTGCTTTACATCAACACTTTATTCAGAATGACAGACCTGTTCCACGATTTATTATCATTGACCAGCCCACACAAGTGTATTATCCTCCTGAAAGGACAGAAGATATAGTTGAAATTAGTTCTGATGAAATTGCTGTTACCAAAATGTTTGATTTTATGTTTAATGTAGTGTCTAATTTAAGTCCTAATTTACAAGTTATAATTACTGACCACGCATATTTAAAGAATAATGAGAATTTTGAAAATTCAGTTACTGAAATATGGAGAGATGGTTTAAGATTGATTCCTGAGGAGTGGATTAGGTTGTAA
- a CDS encoding DUF6521 family protein has product MNLTWDDRNTIVANLFNPAFCGEVIRVVAKEYNKHTNTVFPYEFAFLILPILLHQETRVRMPRSVRTYFFVWVEDNDDLFYDFSKRTKGMVKYTKEALLFLLLYKKIVLDENGGIVTSQERVIKIDNVDHLELNHILQKAQMLGKWLSASSDVKSIYSFFRITP; this is encoded by the coding sequence ATGAACTTAACTTGGGATGATAGAAATACAATTGTAGCTAACCTTTTTAATCCTGCTTTTTGTGGAGAAGTTATCAGAGTTGTTGCAAAAGAATATAACAAACATACAAACACAGTATTTCCATATGAATTTGCTTTCTTGATACTGCCAATACTACTACATCAGGAGACTAGAGTACGAATGCCTAGAAGTGTCAGAACTTATTTCTTTGTTTGGGTAGAGGATAACGATGACTTATTCTATGATTTTTCTAAGAGGACAAAAGGAATGGTAAAGTATACAAAAGAAGCTTTATTATTCTTACTGTTATACAAAAAAATAGTCCTTGATGAAAATGGAGGAATAGTTACAAGTCAAGAAAGAGTTATTAAGATAGATAATGTAGACCATTTAGAACTCAATCATATTCTTCAAAAAGCACAGATGCTTGGTAAATGGTTATCTGCAAGTAGTGACGTAAAATCAATATATTCCTTTTTTAGAATTACCCCTTAA